GAAGCAAACCATGCTTCACGCAGAAGGCATTTATCTGATCTCACGGTTGATGCTCGAGAAGCTACAATCTCTTGATGGCAAGATCACAGGTGTTGGTGGGATGACTATGGGTGCAGATCCCATGACGTCGGTGGTGAGTTTGATGAGTTTGACGTGGAAAAACCCAATTCATGCATTTTATATTCGCAAAGAACCCAAGGGACACGGGACCAACGAATGGGTAGAAGGATTAAAAAACTTCTCTAAAGGCGAAAGTGTTTTTATATTAGAAGATGTTGTCACAACAGGTGGATCAAGTCTTAAAGCTGTGGAACGCGCAGAACAAGCGGGTTTAAAGGTTTTAGGAATTCTCACCTGTGTAGATCGTCAAGAGGGCGGTCGTGAAAAAATCGAAGCCAAGGGATTGCAATTTATAACCTTGGTCACCAAGCAGGAAATCGAATGTTGAGACTTTTAGGTATTATTCTTTGTGGCTCTTTGTATCTTATTACAATGTTAGGTTGTACTTCTTTGGACAGATCTACTGTCGCAGACAACAATTATTATTCTCTTGTTAAGGATTACTCAGACAGAGCGGAGTTTTATTCTGGTTTCATGAACGTATTCCAAATTCATGCTACGATATTGAATCAAAAAGTTTTAGAAGCCCAAGTGGAAAAGAAAGCTTCAAGTTTCAACTGGTCAGACACTCAAAAATCAGAAGACATGGCTAAAATCACAAATAGTCTTCGCGGTGAAACAACAGTGTTTGTGAGTTTCTATACTCCAGAAAACAAATTGAATAACTTGGATAGCCCAAGTTCAATCTGGAGAGTTTTCTTGGACGTGAATAACAAAAGATACGTAGGTTCGGTTTCGACTTATGTGGGTTTTGCCAATGAGGCGCAGCTTTTCTACCCTTACCATACGATATTTGGAAAAGGTTATCTCGTAAGATTCCCAGTTCCTATGATGAACATTCAGGATTACCCGATGTCACTCACAGTCACTGGGACAATTGGATCTGATACAATCAAATTCCCGGCGATGAAGAATTAATCGTTTATAAAAGAAATAAATTCTTTTCCTTCGATTTCAAATTTTTCTAGATTTCCATTGGCTTTATACTCAGGAGCTGGGTCGCCACCATCGCAGTCAAACCATTCCATGGCTTCATATCTATCAACATGCACTTTGACTTGAGCATTTGCTGGTAGAGAAGGGCTATCAGTGATTTCTGAGTACAAGAATATTCTGGTCACTTTTTCAATGCCATCATAGTAAGAGCACGACTCGTATCCGTGTTCGTGCCTACAGCTTAAACGTCCTTCAGATTCTCTAGTAAAAATTTTTTGACCCACAACATATTCTGGGATCCACGCGCAGCCTGATGCCCATGTTTGTATTGGTAAAGCTAAAAAAGTCATTAATAATAGTTTTTTCATAAATCCTCCCTTTGAGAAGGATGTAACAAAGATTGAAAGATTAAAAAAATATATAATTTGAATACTATCTATGCTTTAAAGGCATATATGAATTTGCATCACTTAAGATACTTTTATGTCGTAGCTCAAGAAGGGGGATTCTCCAAAGCCTCAAAACTCTTAAGGATTCAACAGCCAGCCATCAGCAGAATGGTCGGTATGCTCGAAGAGGATATGGGGTTTAAGCTCTTTGAAAGGGTAGGAAGAAATGTACGACTAACTCGCCAAGGTGAGGATGTCTTTGAAACCTGCAAGAATATTTTTGGCGAAGTGGATAAGCTCAAAGCGTCCATTGGCCAAATGAATGAGGAATGCCAAGGACCATTGGTGATTGCCGCTTCAGAACCTATTGCGAGCCATTATATTCCTCGTGTTTTGAATCCTTATCTTCGTGCCCATCCCAAAGTTTACCCACAAATTTTCTCAGGACCAGCCTCCATGCTTTTTGAAAAACTTCTCAATGGAGATATTGAGTTTGGTTGTTTTTTTCATATTCCAGAATTGCCAGAGAGATTGGAAATTTTTGAAAAGAAAAATATTCGATACCATCTTGTTATTAGGAAAGATTTAAAGAAAGATCAGGAAGTGATTTCATCCTTTATAGGTTCAAGAGAAATTGATGACACATCCACGAGACGTTTTCCGACGCTAGAGCGATTGCGAAAAGACTATCCACTAGCCACAATCAAAATTTCTAGCAACAACTTGACGGCGCACAGAGGAATGGTTCTTCAGGGTTTAGGAGTTTCGATACTGCCGGATTTTTTGGTGGTAGAAGATATTAGAAATGGCTTACTTACAGATATTTATCCTAAAGAGAATTTTATATTTCAGTTGAAGTACATCAAGCGAAAGACATCTTTACTCTCAAAGAATGCACAAACATTTATAGATTTATCCCTAAAATAAAAAATGTCAGCCCTCATGGCTAGCATTTGAAATTTATAGATTAGAATAGGTTGCTGCAGTTTAAAGGCAATGGTGTAAAACCGAGGATTTCTCCTCCGAGGGTAGTGCCGACTTTGGAGTTAGTGATGCGATCAATTTCTAACGCTACTTGAATATCAGAAAGTTCTTGCTGTTTTGCTGCGTACTCCGGAATGATCGGAAATTTGTGGCGTTTAAAAGTATAAATAGTTTCCACTCTCATTTTTGGATATGAAGATAAGACTTTCATGCGACTATTGTGTTTAAACCCTTTCATAACAATAAATTCCGTGAATAGTCTTGGTCGATCCAATCCAGCTTTAAGGACCCACTCTACGCCACGCACATCGTGTATCACTCCATTTTCAATAAAGCGCCCTTTTTCCATGATCAAGGGAATGGATTCCATATCGGATAAAGATCTTTGATCGGGATCAATCACCACTCTGCCGTAATGAAAGACAATGCCGGTGAATTGTTTTTCGGCATAATCATATTTGGAGCTTGTGAGCTGGTGTAAAAGAAATTTTCGCAAAGGCATATCTTCGGCATGAGAAGCAGATGACGTTGAAATGATTATAGCTAAAGCAAATAAAAATCTATACACGTATCCTCTCTCTCTCTTAAAATAAACTACTGCAACTTGGTGCGGGTAAAAGTAATTGTTTGTTAGTGGGTATAACGAATTGAAGATTTCTTCCTACAATTCTACGAAGATCATTGGTGGCTATTATTTTTGCTTTTTCAAATTCTTGTTTTTCATAGTCGTGAACAAGTGGGAAATTTCTTCTTTCAAGAATGTAAGAATTTTTATTTATCACTCCATGTTTAGAGTAAATGCTATGCCCCTCCAGCGTGGTGAAGAATTCATTCGTAAAATTCATAAAATAGGTAGGGCGGTCAAGACTTGGTAGAAATCTCCAAGAAACTTCCATGAGATCATGAATAAGATTTCTTTCGGTAATCTGTCCCTTTTTGATGATATCCATAAGTGAGGCGGCTTCTGCGGAGGTGAGGCGATCTAGATCGATGCTCACTTCTCCATAATAAGAAAGAATCCTTGAAGATTTTTTTTCATTATAAGTATGTTTGGAACTTGTAAGCTGAGGCAGAATAAATTCTTTCAGAGGTAAGGATTGCGCATGAGAAGTAGGCGATAACAAAACGAGCAATGATAAAACTAATAAAAATTTACCCACGACACCCAAAACATATACCCCATAAAACCTATATTATTACCCAAACGCAT
Above is a genomic segment from Bdellovibrionota bacterium containing:
- the pyrE gene encoding orotate phosphoribosyltransferase produces the protein MLELKSLSPDVLKKKLIDLIREKSYEKKEITLSSGLKSNFYIDMKQTMLHAEGIYLISRLMLEKLQSLDGKITGVGGMTMGADPMTSVVSLMSLTWKNPIHAFYIRKEPKGHGTNEWVEGLKNFSKGESVFILEDVVTTGGSSLKAVERAEQAGLKVLGILTCVDRQEGGREKIEAKGLQFITLVTKQEIEC
- a CDS encoding LysR family transcriptional regulator; translated protein: MNLHHLRYFYVVAQEGGFSKASKLLRIQQPAISRMVGMLEEDMGFKLFERVGRNVRLTRQGEDVFETCKNIFGEVDKLKASIGQMNEECQGPLVIAASEPIASHYIPRVLNPYLRAHPKVYPQIFSGPASMLFEKLLNGDIEFGCFFHIPELPERLEIFEKKNIRYHLVIRKDLKKDQEVISSFIGSREIDDTSTRRFPTLERLRKDYPLATIKISSNNLTAHRGMVLQGLGVSILPDFLVVEDIRNGLLTDIYPKENFIFQLKYIKRKTSLLSKNAQTFIDLSLK